The DNA region GCTGTTTTTGAGACATATGAAGTTCCTTCAACAAATTTCTTAGTCAAATTGCTTGACATACACACATTGCTATGGCATACTCCGACTCACAAGTAGAGAGTGTAACAATTGGTTGCTTCTTTGAGGACCATGTAAAGTCATACCTCccatgaagaaaacaaatctgGTTGTGTTTTTCCTACCATCAAAATCTCCAGCCCAATCTCTATCACAATAGCCCATAAACctgaaatttttagaaaaagaatagAACAACCCGTAATCACTTATACCTTTGACATACTCCTTTTAATTGCCTTCAAGGGTGATAAAGTAGGAGCGTCCATGGAATGACTAATAAGCCAAGAATAGTCGGCCTTGTGAAAGTTAGATATTTTAAACTTTCAACAAgacttttgaaaaatattgagtcGACTTTTTCACCATCTTCATGTTTTGACAATTTGATTCCACATTTCCATGGGTGTGCTCATCGACTAGCAATCATCCATCTTGAATTTCTTGAGAACTACAGCCTTCTCAAGAAATGAAAATGTCAACCTCCATTTGCTTCAACTTCAATGCCGAGATAATAAGGCATAAGTCCAATGTTCGACATTTCAAATTCTTGAGCAATTGCTTTCTTGAATCCTTTAAACATTTTAGGATTATTTCCTATATAGATCAAGTCATCCATATAATATATCCTCACTTTCACTGACATTAGTGCAAAGGGCATACTCATGAGGGCACTTTGTGATTTTATTGTCTAGGAAATTTCTGTCAATTCTACGATTCCAAGCTCTTGGTGCTTGCTTCAAGGCATATAAGGCTTTCTTCAATTTCATAACTATATATTCTTTCCCTTTCAAAATATAACCCAAAGGTTGGTACACATATACTTCCTTTTCAAGGAAACCATTCAAAAATGTAGATTTTACATCCATTTGATGGATTTTCCAGTTGTTTGCTGCAAAATAAATTAGTAACCTTATAGTTTCTAGGCGAACAACAGCTGCAAATACCTCATCATAGTCAATGCCCGGCTTTTGGTTGTACCATTTGGCAACTGATCTTTTTTGTATATGTCCACTTCAtcacttgcattttttttttttttttttgccttgaaCACCCATTTAACTCCAATTGCCCTTTCACTTTTTGGAAGTATGCCAAGATCCCATTGAGTCATTCTTCTCTTTGATTTAGTCATTTCGAACAATGACTAGAGTACATTAGTCTTTATAAGCTACAATGGATGCTTATAGTCTTTCAATACTCAATTCATTCATTTACATCATACGTAAAATATAAATCCAAAATAACTCACATGCATAAAACATGTCATGTAACTCCTAAAACAATTATCCCCTATATATTTAACACATATATTTCCCGAATTGACTTTTAGACCAAATACATGCAAGACGCTATAACTCCATGAATCGAGAataaattagaaataaatattactAAATCAAGTTTAATAACCAACAAAAGATCCTTTTAATAtgtattgttgttgttgttgttgttgttaccTTCACTTTTGGTATGCTAATACACTTTCTTTTAACAGTTCATCTATACTTTTGAATGTACAATGACCCTACCATAAGCCAGCCTTGCATCGAAACTAGACCATGAAGCTAAATCATTCATTTTCTCTTATATAAACAAAATCCTCCAGAAGTTGTCGACATGAAGATTAAAAGAGAGACAATTGAACATGTGCATAAAGAAGAATGACAGATGGAGAGACAAACAatgctctttcttcttcttctcttcttctttctttctctttcattccCTCTTCCCTTCAATCCTATTCCAGAAATTTAAGTAGTGATGATGTAGCTAGGACTACATACTTTGATGGTGTCTCAGGAATCCTATTGTAATAAAATTCTTGCTTGTACACATAAATAGTTCAATGCTTCCATAATTTGATCACAATTCTGTCcgatttcatttaaaaattttcatcttCTAATATTAGTTTTTACCACTTTTTAACTACTTCGATTTCATTGGTCTTCCACCTATTTTTCATATCCTTATTTTAATCTATCTTTTCTAGAGGGCCGCATTCGCACATAAGCAAAAAGTTCACCCATTGCTCAGCTAAGTGTTAACCCAGTAAAGTCACTTATGTAAGAGCCTGTTTGGATAAGAAGTTAAAAAGTGCTTTCAGTTCATAAAAAGCTGACGATTTTTCTATAAACAAAAACTCTATATTTCCCAATGCAATCCCAATAAGGCTCTTAGTAGTGTATCCATTAGCAGAATAACCAAAACCCATTAGCTGAATATCAATAACAGTAAATCGTCGAAAGATGGGTGTAGAAGTGAAGGGTACCGGGAAGAAAGAGGAGGTGTTGATGGAGAGGAGGGAGATCTCGTCAACTTTGGGCCTGAAGAGTGCAAGCTGGGAGTTGAGGGAGGCGAGGGAGAGGCGGCGGTCGCAGGGGGAGAGCTGGTGAGACTGGTTGTTGTAGAAGTTGTCTTTGGACGAGAATGCGATGCCGAAGGTGAAGCCGTCGGATCTCTGGATCTTGGTGTCGGCGCAGGGCTGGTATACACCATTGGTGTTGGCGGCGTCCAAACCCACCGCCATCACCAGCATCGCCACCATTAGCATTGCCCAGGCGGCCATTGGCTTTGAGCTTTTTCACTCCTTCTGGGCGCTGAAGGCGAGTAGGGAGAGCAGGGGAGGGGAGTGGTGTTGGTAAAGTTTACTTTGAAAGGTTGGAGTTCAAGAGAATGCGATTGCCGGTGGAtttctttcaaacaaaaataaattaagaaatacTACATTTACAGATATACCCTGGCCTTTATAAATTcgaaacaaaatttaaaaaataataataataattaagaaaaaaaaaacaaaaaaacaaaacaaaatgaccccttggtttttcattttctttttaattttttaatttataatttaataattttttttaaaaaaaaaattgtgaaatgtatttttattattgagattgttttggtaatttatgACGAACATTAACGCAATTCGTAgcttggggggaacattgataatttggtggtagtttgaaacTTTGAATGGGATgtgttcttttatatatatatatatatattttaaaaaaaacgataGGTCCCTCCAGCCATCCAACGCAAACGGATCTTTTccattcaaatgaaattgagagaaatcaGTTAATTGCTTTTGAGAGGCAAAATTGTCCACTAAAAgtgaaattacaattttgccTCTCAAATTTCAACAAACTAGTTTCTCTCCCCACTCCCCATCCAACTTCCATCTAATTTAttacaaaaattgtcaaatacCATATCAGCATTAATCAAAACACGTTGGGCCGAAACTAGACATTTAAGAGTGGGgggacaaaattttaaaaagtaaaaatttagtttttgggaggatatttcattaaaaaaaaaaaaaaaaaccataaattttaagagtaattttaaaatggacaaagttttttttcaaactaggttggaagaattttcttcaacttagtctataaaagtaacatgtgttccttgaacatatgagatgcacattttttttaacagcagtgacaaagttgaaatatattttattaaaaactcatgtgcatgtcacatgttattaaaaaaatagacatgttattgaaaaaatagacatatatcatttttatagaataagttaaaaaaaattcttccgacctaacttaaaagaaaactttgtccttttaaaattttggaagacCACTGGCCTACCACgtatagaaatatataaagaaaacaaggaaataagCAAGGGTGAGGTGTCCAATCCTTTTAGCTATATGATGTCCACAActttataaaatatgaaaaaagttatttgacaaaaatacccttcatcTATGAGCAACCTTTAGAAGTAAGGAAACGATTTGCATTGATTGAGAGCAACATCTTAGGCTTTAGCATTGGAGAAAAGAGAAGGTTGGCGAGTAAAAAGTATGATCCAAAgtcaattattaattaatattttaattaattttaaaattgctaatAAATCACTTTGAGTTTAATAAACCAACAAGGTGGAAATTCAGTTTAACTATCAAGTTTGTTAGTTGGCCTTCCCTCATCAATTTCTTTAAAGGCTTCATCTATCTTCCTAACATAGAAGGTGACCtaactttctcttttcttcttcttccactctTAATCCGAAGGAAGAGATAGTGAAAGACCTAACAAAAGGGGTGCTCCTCAACAATAGActcaatgcaaaaaattacagtgcaaaaaaaaaacaacaataaagtagGAAATGGATCAAAAAATACCCGATCTTCTTAGAAAGGGGTGATGGATTGTAGGGTTTGAATGGggtaattttttagaattttaggGATCCTAAAAAAGTATCCTGTTTGGTTGCATGTTATTAAAGGGAATCCAGATACTCATGGGAATCCAAATTCCTATCTAAGAGGTAAGAATCCACATTACCTTAGCtttgaaaaagtttttatttttcttttaaaactacagcatacatgttattaaaaaaatttaaaggtgaagatttaattaaagtaattaaAGGGTTTAGATCTATCATAATAAGTatcaattttctctttcatccACCACTTCATCTATTTATTGGTATTTATTATGACAGATCTGAACCCTTcaattactttaattaaatcctcacccttgaattttttttaacagtataTATACTGTAGTTGCAAGCCGGATCcattactatttaatttttgttactCACTTTTCgagtaaaattattaatttctgagTAAAGCTACATATACTTCCACTTTTTCACATCTATTAAGTATCTTTTAAAACCACAATTCCTAAAACCCTCAATAATTTTATCGGGTGTGACGTAGTCTTATGATTAAGTGTCGTAATTTTCGTTAAAACCCTCAATAATTTTGAGGGTGTGACGTAGTTTTATGCTTAAGTGTAAAACCCTCAATGTCAAGTGTGTGAAGGTGCATTTCCAAATCTTTTGATTTCCAAAGATTTCTTCCTATGATACGATCAAGAAACCCCCAAAATAAAGAAACCTTCGAAGAAAGATCACAAGTAGATATATACCCAAGTCAACATCAACCGTGTGAATTtcctttttggattttttggGAAGTGAgagcatatatatcacaaatagatttttaactgttaaaaaatttaaaagtgaggatttaattaaagtaattgGAAGGTTCAGATCTATcataataaatatcaattttctctttcatccACCACTTCATCTACAGCATACGTGATTTTTGTTACATACTTTCCgagtaaaattattaatttatgagaAAAGTTACACATACTCCCACTTTTTCACATCTATTAAGTATATTTTAAAACCACAATTCCTAAAACCCtcaataattttattgggtgtgaCCTAGTCTTATGCTTAAGTGTCGTAATTTTCGTTAAAACACTCAATGTCAAGTGTGTGAAGGTGCATTTCCAAAAATTTTGATTACCAAAGATTTCTTCATATGATATGATCAAGAAACCCCCAAAATAAAGAAACCTTCCAAGAAAGATCACAAATAGATACATACCCAAGTCAACATCAACCGTGTGAATTTCCTTTTTGGATTTTTCGGGAAGTGAGTGCATGTATATCATATACTATTTATCTAATCATCTATGACAGGTAAATGGTCCATACACCATACTTGTGGTGTATAATAATCACCGGCTCGGCAATTATACTATATAGATTGAGGCATGTGATGTGCCCCAATGTACCCTTCCGAAGCAAAACATCCCACATTCCCACATTGTAAATTTAGTTACCCACCAACCTAACCTTCTTTGCCTTTTTCTTGTCCCACCAAAATACTTTATGGTAATCGTAGCTCTCAAGTCAAAGATTGCACAACAACCCTCCATGTGCCTGCcacccaacaacaacaaaaagaaaatacaaattaacctttttataaatattttaacgtgacataaagtaaaattaatagCAAAATTCTCGATTCATAAATATTTTGATGTAacgtaaaagtaaaaataatgatGGGATTCCCATTGCATGTAGTAAATGAAGATGAGTTAAAAAATTACGACACATAAGGTAGATGCTTCTCCGGTGCATAGCAATTTCCCtgttaagaaaaatatcaatgGGATGGGATGGGGATGGACCTCATGGTTTATTGCGTGGTGGCAACACTTAAAAACATGGGGGCTTTTTTTCTTGCGGTGTTGCTGCCACAACTGGCCCGCCACTACACATCTCATCACACGCAAAGGAGGATGCAACTtccataatttttcttctacAAACATCCTCCTCCACCGACAATTTTCCTTCTAGAAACTCTTTTTCCTTTGGACCGAAGGGAAGAAGAATCATTCATTCCCTCATATGCcttcatatattatatttttattatatattattattcgTCCGACTTGGTCCTTAACAAAATGTGATAACTATCATAGTCAGCAGCCTAACACGACAATgatttatgaataaaaattaattaatttttttttaaagggtaaaaTTTACTTaatcctctcaaactaccaccgacaatctaccctccaaactatcaagtgggacaatttaccccccccacaaactaccaaaactgACAATGTACGGTATGTAcctcaaattttaacaaaataacaaaattacccttactaaaataaaaataaaaatactaaaatttatttatttatttcaaaattttaaggttatttgtcttattaaaatttttataggggtagttttattattttattaatattaaatgatacattatcattgttttaatagtttaaaaaataaattgtcgTAACTAATAATTTGAGAGataaattatcaataataataaaaaataaaaaataaaaacagacgTGTCCTTTATTTCTTCAGAATACTGTGTTTTTTTCggtggcaaaaaaaaaaaatgtattgatATTGTGGAACGTACATATCTCTAGTCACTATCATAAATCAAACCGAAGTCCTTGCTGAATTATTTATTGTAAAAGGAGCCAGTCTGCCAGAGggaaaaagggcaaaaaagGACAAAGGAATCCGAGGGAAGAGAGTAATGGGCCTGGGCTGGCCCATTTGCCGTCACTGTTCCCTCACGTTATAACAGTTTCTCGAGTAGCGTTTTTATTCGCTTCCTAAATGCCTAAAAAGTACACGTGAAGAAGAATTTATCCAATGTGGGGCTACTACATATGTACAAAAACacacccagaaaaaaaaaatggacaaaaaaaaaaatctacatctACTTTACTAGgtacccttttcttttttttttttgcttttcttttacaCCGTCTAATTACACTTGAAGAAAAGtatctgctttttttttttaactcacaCACAAGTAAATGTCGTTTCACCTTTATATTTGTCGGAGACTTGTGCGTTTTAGGGGCACTTTACGCCTCTCTTCAAAACTGTATCCCAAACAAACGCAAGCCAAATTGCTTTcccctcttcctttttttcacCTGCCAAAATCAAATTCAATATGTTCCAATAGAGTTAGCTCAACCACACTTCCCTAACCATGTTCAACACAAATGACTATCGtgtgataattaattggttaaaaCGGTCACGTCAACGTTATCAACGTAAGGGGTCTAATCAAACaaattagttaaaaaataataataaaaaatgaaataaaacccTTTAagctattgaaaaaatattctctaaattttttaggTTGTACAtatcaacatttttcataaattctaatttaaaacaatttccTAACGATATAGACAGGTTTGAGAAAAGagataaataaagaataagaataatatatagatatatatatatatatatatatatcactaagattctaaaaaaacaaaaacacagcGAAGAAAAACGCGGGTTGACTCGGACTTCCGAGTAACAAAATCCCCACTTTTCAGGGTTAAGATAAAACTAACTACACTCGCTACGACTCACATGTGGAACCGGACAGGGCCGAGTCAACACAGAACTCGGCCGAAATCCAAAAGATAAACCCGAAAAGCGAAATTATAACTAAAGCAGTGAGTAAAGATCGCACTTACCAGAAGCAAAATTCAATCCCGGAAAATGACCGAATCGGCGATACTCATCAAGGGTCTCAAGCAATCCGGGGTGAACTTCCTCGCGAACAGGTAAGACTCGGAAAGATTCGATTGCCGCAGACGATAAATCACTTCGCGCGAAATCTCGGGGGGCCGATACGTGTGGGGGTGACCATTGACTGTACCGGTCCAATTGACCCTTGTTAGGGTGTAGTGGGTGCACCCATTGGGGTCCGCCATTGACAACAGCGTCGGAAAATAGTGCTCCTCCGGGAAGCAATCGTCGTCCCGGTAACACGGAAGCTTGAATTTTCGCCAGAGAGTCCTGTCCTTGATCACAGTAAGCGCGTGGCGTCGCGTGAGTACGAAAAACTGAGATCCGACCCGGAATTTCTCGAAGGGGATCTCGGGCATCATTGCGAACCTGCCCCTCGCGGTGTAGCGCCTCCAGAGAGTTCGCTCCATGGATAGGATCTCGATGAAGCTTTTGAACTTGACCCGGACGCCGAACACGGTGGACTCCGGGTCGGTGTCGGTCCGATCGAAGGACGAGGACGAGACAAGGGAGTGGTAGACATAGCGAAAGGAGTGGAGGGGGATGCAGTACTGGGAGAGAACGGCGAAGAAGGCGTTGGCAGGGGCATCGATCAGAGCAGTGGCGAGGAGGCGGCGCGTGGCAGAGATGAGCGTGGGGGAGGCACGGTAGGTGCGCTTGGCGGGGATAAACCGGCCCTCGAAAACGCCCTTGGGACGCGTGACGTTGGCGGCCGGATCCGCGTGGACGTAGACGTTGTAGAGGCCAGAGTGGCCGTGGAAGAAGCGGTGCCAAAGGGGAGCAAAATGGAGGTCCGAGTTGGTGAGGAAGAGAAAGGCAATTTTAAGCTTTGGTTTGGCGTCGGAGAGGTGGGAGAATGTAGAGGGGTTGGAGAGAGAGGCGGCGCGGTCGAACAGCGCCATATCATGTTTCTCGTCGGGGAGCGGAATAGGAATGGAAGGGTGGCGCGGAGGGAGAAATCTCGGCGCCAGAAGGAAGAGGATTGggagggagaggaggagggagaaaGTGAGCACGAATGGGGTTGAGAACATCGAGAGCGTGAGCGGCACGCTCTGGATGCTTCTCAGGGGTGCGAGTGTGCGGGGGAAGGGAGTGCTATGGGGATTGGGGTCTGGAATTGTGAACGAACGTGGGAATGCCAGGAGGGGGAATTAGGGTTTGATCGGAAGAGAAGTAGGAGGAGGGAGAGTTTTGTATTCTCTCTGTGTAAGAATATCAGACAGACatgagagaaagatagagagagaggtggATGGAAATTGGAATGGTGCGGAGAGTGGTTGAGACGGAAATGGGATGAGTGGGTACCGTGTAGGAGGGGTGTGATCTTGGCGTTATGTTTCACGGCGTTAGTTGGGATAGGGTAACGGAGTTGgatcttggaattttttttttttttttttaattggatcTTGGATGTTAAATTCTTAGTTTATGGGCATTAATATGGTTGGTGCATTGTCAATAAATTGATAATAATGTGACGTGGAGTGCAAGGGAATTACTAAATTAGAATTCTCTCTTGTTTATTTAAATCaaagaatattcaattagttatagtgaacgaatatttttattccttaaaaaagtgaaaagataataatacttttttattataactaATTGCAATACAAGAAGATAGAGATTTTGATTTTCCGGGATCATCAATTTgtcataatattttttcaaattttgatctGATCTGTTTCTTATACATGCAGAAAATTAACGGGTGTGATGTATGTCTCTCAGTTGTgagagaatttatttatttgtttaattctAAGTTATGAGAATCTTATTTGGTGGATCTACCAGATTTTAGGTGTTTTAAACGATTTGtgaagtaaaaaacaaaaaacaaaaacaaaaagaagaagaagttgtatATAGCATGTGGTGTAAGGGAGTAGGGGATTAAAAAAAGGAGTGGTGAGGATTGGAATCCAATGGATGAGGAGGCATAAGAGTGTTGGTGGAGACATGCTTATTTGCTAAGGAAATAGGAAAGCCCAAAAGGGTGAGATTGAAGCCAATTATGAGAATAGACAGCCCATGACAGGAGTTATGCATATTTTGGGGGTTTGCATGGGAGATGGTACATACTGATAAGCTCATTTTGCTGTCCAACctgaaaaaagaaggaaaaatacaatattcaatatgcataaaatatttttcccaaCTTTATCTTATCcaaaaacaaatggagcctatAATATATTTGTTGGTATAGTAGAGTACTAAAGGTAAAAGTGACAAATCGGTGGAGTCATGCATTGTAATACCCTACTCAAACACGTGGTAAATATTTTACAAATCACCGTTTTAAGCCCGTaaaattaatatgattttttctaGATATATGGTTGCTTTAAAATGATTGATCGGTGACAATCTAAATGCATTTGAAACTTGACATTTTTAATACAAGCATGTGGGAAGGTGTTTGTTTAAAAGTCTAGGAAAAATACTAGATTCTTATTTCGTCACTTTTCTGATACTAGCCCCTAGAGAGAGAACGAGAAGTCCTCTCTTGAGGTTTATGCACTTAGGAATAGGAAAGCTCTCACCTTTGAGGTATAAAGCTTAGCCTAGCCCTAAATTATGTGTATTCCTCGTGTTTAATCTGTGTTTTATGGGTTAAATTGCATGCTAGTTGTCTTTCTTTATGTAATGGTTTAAAAATGAGTCTTTTAAGTAGAGAAGCTTAAAGACTAACTTTCCTTTCAACCTTGGAGCAATGCTAAACATACATACCTTTCAACCCCTTAGAGCATTTTCTTGGTCGTTTAAGGGAGATGTGACTATGGGAAGAAAGTTAGGACCTAAGACTAGCTTTCCCTTCAACCTTAAAGCAGTGTTAAACATACATACCTTTCGACACCTTAGAGCATTTTCTTCGTTGTTTAAGGGAGATATCTCTAGGAGTCATGGGTAAGGGATAGAATaagttttgatagtttgaaatGGGAAAAAAACACATTCTAGGGCATAACAATCAAACGATAGGAACAATTGAACGTTCAATAATGACGGATACTGCCACATTAACACCATGGTATAGGAGAGttggagagagaagagatgagTATATATTCCCTTGCAGTAAAAATAAGCATACTTTCTTCATTCTTGATCATAAGTTCCTTAACAGAAATTATATatttagagttaaaaaaaaatatatggaaatTTTACTAAGAACTTGAGTACTGTAAATCCAATAAGATACTTGCGGAATTTTTTTCATGGGTATCATCACAAGAACAGTGGAATCTTCAAGAAGCAAAGGGAGGAAGAAATCTAAGAATGACAATAATATATGAAAGCCAACTGCTTTAAACAAGGTATGTTTGAAAATAAATACCGCATGATTACATAATTGATAACAATACACCTGAATGATTACAATATCAAACCCCTAATTATCTTATTCCCCCTCTCACAATCCAAAACCCCAATCTCCTTTACAATCCACCTCAGAGTTTCAATGATAAGAACCGAAAGCGTGGCCGTTGCAAGCCCTATCCACGTGGCAACATATGTACAGCCTGAAACGGCAGCGCGCCTAAATCAAGAGTAGGCTGAGTAGGATATATCTTTCGTGTGGGATTTTGGAGGCTACAGATCAATGGCCTGCGGCTGCGGGACAGATTTTGTGGAGTTTGAGTCCCCTCTTCCATTAAGCTTTGATTTATCCTTGATGGCCTTCTGATTGCTGGGTGTCCCTTTCACAGCAGTTCTATTAGGATGCCTCACTGATTGAACCCCAACACCTCCCCCTAAACTCATACCACCAAattgagaggaaaagaaaaaaccaaataaatgaACTGCAGAAAAAAGTGCTGGAAGAAAGAAAGCATGGCCCAATTTGGGTTGTTGGGTCCAATCAACCGACCCGTCAACCTGTAAATGGTTAACCCTGACACGGTCTAGTTAGTTCATCAAGTCAGACCTTTAAGCCTAACACGACCCATTTAAATGAGCAGGTGACACAACATGAACCGTTTGATAAACCGGTCGTGTTGTAATGAGCGAACCCGACTAGcataactcatttaataaacagGATGTGTTGGGTTGACCTAAAAACAACCCGTTATTTGAaaactaattcaaataaatgaaTGACCCGTTTGACCCGCCAAcccattagggttttattttattattgtaaaagaaaaaaaaaataataattatatggGTCAAACGGTCATTCATGGGTTAGATGGGTTGACCTGGGATGACCCAAATCCGATTATACCAAACCATATCCTGCtcgctaatttcatgttggatTCATATTCGGTTTATCTTTTATGTACAAAATTGTCAGCCTAGCTCTAAATCCGACAAGGCTACATGTTTTTCAAAGGATGTAAGAAGCACCCAGAATTTAGAATGGCCACATGCACGTGAAGGggaagagatatatatatatatagagagagagagagagagagggaactCACCACTGTTAGGTAGAGACAATCGCTTCTTTGCCTGTTTATCTGGTTGAGTGGATCTTTCTTTTGGATTGCTGTGGGATCTCAGACCAATTCCAGGCCTCGAGCTAGCTTCATCAACTGGATCATccttgggtttgggtttggcaAGCAGCGTATTGGGTGCCTCTTGCATCCCTGCTGAGTTACTGGGTGAAGAACCACAGCCATCAGAATGAGAGGGCCCCATTTTCTGACTTGAAAGGTTCGACTGAAGATTTGATGCAATTGGTTTCTTGCCAGCAGATTTTAAGTGGGATTTGGTTCCATTCTTGCCCTCACTAGATCCATTTTCATTTACCATCACTCCATCTCTGAGATTGATGTCAAGAAGGCGGTTCTCCCAAGGACGGACAGCCATCCATCTTTCCAACCAGTTCCAACCCCAGCTGCTTTTATCTGGTTCAAACCCAGAAGGAGCAGCCTGCAGCCTTGATCCAGCCTGCCACTGCAGGAATAGAAATAGATCTTATATGTACG from Corylus avellana chromosome ca10, CavTom2PMs-1.0 includes:
- the LOC132164499 gene encoding glycosyltransferase BC10 → MFSTPFVLTFSLLLSLPILFLLAPRFLPPRHPSIPIPLPDEKHDMALFDRAASLSNPSTFSHLSDAKPKLKIAFLFLTNSDLHFAPLWHRFFHGHSGLYNVYVHADPAANVTRPKGVFEGRFIPAKRTYRASPTLISATRRLLATALIDAPANAFFAVLSQYCIPLHSFRYVYHSLVSSSSFDRTDTDPESTVFGVRVKFKSFIEILSMERTLWRRYTARGRFAMMPEIPFEKFRVGSQFFVLTRRHALTVIKDRTLWRKFKLPCYRDDDCFPEEHYFPTLLSMADPNGCTHYTLTRVNWTGTVNGHPHTYRPPEISREVIYRLRQSNLSESYLFARKFTPDCLRPLMSIADSVIFRD